One genomic region from Amblyraja radiata isolate CabotCenter1 chromosome 17, sAmbRad1.1.pri, whole genome shotgun sequence encodes:
- the LOC116982956 gene encoding tubulin polymerization-promoting protein family member 3-like, whose product MAGTSTNIQALHESFKSFAMHGDTKATGSEMNGKNWSKICKECHVIDGKTVTSTDVDILFSKVKAKSARVITFEEFKAALAELAPKRFKGQSHEQAIQSIYGLIAGKDPTNLGVTVATKAGGVDRLTDTSKYTGSHKERFDESGKGKGISGREYIAENTGYVANYKGAGTYDEKVKK is encoded by the exons ATGGCAGGGACATCAACAAATATACAAGCTCTGCATGAGTCATTCAAAAGTTTTGCAATGCATGGGGATACCAAGGCAACTGGGAGTGAAATGAATGGGAAAAACTGGTCCAAAATCTGCAAAGAATGCCACGTTATTGATGGCAAAACAGTCACCTCAACTGACGTGGACATCCTATTTTCAAAAGTAAA AGCCAAATCAGCTCGGGTAATCACCTTCGAAGAATTTAAGGCAGCTCTGGCCGAACTGGCTCCAAAACGGTTTAAAGGCCAAAGTCACGAACAGGCAATTCAGTCAATTTATGGTCTGATTGCTGGAAAAGACCCAACTAACCTTGGAGTTACA GTTGCAACTAAAGCAGGAGGTGTTGATAGACTGACAGATACCTCTAAGTACACGGGCTCCCACAAGGAACGTTTTGACGAAAGTGGAAAAGGCAAAGGGATAAGCGGCAGGGAATACATAGCAGAAAACACAGGTTATGTTGCGAATTACAAGGGAGCTGGAACATACGATGAGAAAGTAAAAAAATAG